In Amblyraja radiata isolate CabotCenter1 chromosome 30, sAmbRad1.1.pri, whole genome shotgun sequence, a single window of DNA contains:
- the ager gene encoding advanced glycosylation end product-specific receptor isoform X2, translated as MASAPALLCAFLISVSAPPVSAQEQRESAPVRLLASFGLKHKLSCTSAHQNSIQTVQWLQKTSSMERWEEIAELSVPVNKERFQVLDDGSLVILSVGVEDEGLFKCRVGKDSTEDLSVTSVLVYKSPSEPVLKERFLTFTAGALSEIGTCISDDGHPISNIIWYKDGKEVVANGNEAQVEVHIIKNQNTQLYTTESTLSYTLTKKDVSAAFECLVVSPSQGGCVVQRSRSIWVDVHYAIENVEIEVEPSDELIDEGGSITLKCRADTNPPPIEYLWEKDGKLLGTLDQYTIQAVSKRDEGSYQCTVFDFNFNQRSALKEIRVKARENNNALDGEGRGNSIFTAGSHSKDGHGGPGTLNRAGMVIGIIVTLSLVAFFISVAYYICYHRQKKEKKRLEDFEETRAMDPEKAPPTAETLEGEQEQ; from the exons AGCAGCGTGAAAGTGCACCCGTCAGGCTGCTTGCCTCATTCGGGCTGAAACACAAGCTTTCCTGTACCTCAGCTCATCAGAACAGCATCCAGACTGTGCAATGGCTACAG AAAACAAGTTCCATGGAACGCTGGGAAGAGATTGCCGAGTTGTCGGTGCCAGTGAACAAGGAGAGATTTCAGGTCCTTGACGATGGCTCCCTGGTGATTCTGTCTGTCGGTGTCGAGGATGAGGGTCTGTTCAAGTGTCGAGTGGGGAAGGACAGCACAGAGGACCTCTCTGTAACCAGCGTGCTTGTCTACA AGTCGCCCAGCGAGCCGGTGCTGAAGGAGAGATTCCTGACGTTCACAGCTGGAGCACTGTCTGAG ATTGGGACGTGCATCTCTGACGATGGCCACCCCATCAGTAACATTATTTGGTACAAGGATGGCAAAGAGGTGGTTGCCAACGGGAATG AAGCACAGGTCGAAGTCCACATTATAAAGAACCAGAACACACAGCTTTACACAACGGAGTCGACGCTCTCCTATACTCTGACGAAGAAGGACGTCAGTGCGGCGTTTGAGTGTCTAGTGGTCTCTCCTTCCCAAGGAGGGTGCGTGGTGCAGAGGTCCAGGTCCATTTGGGTCGACGTGCATT atgcgatCGAGAACGTTGAGATAGAGGTGGAACCTTCAGACGAATTGATCGATGAAGGCGGGAGTATCACGCTGAAATGCAGAGCTGACACCAACCCGCCACCGATTGAGTACCTGTGGGAAAAGGAT GGGAAGCTGTTAGGCACCTTGGACCAGTACACCATCCAGGCGGTGAGCAAGAGGGATGAAGGAAGTTACCAGTGCACCGTCTTCGACTTCAACTTCAACCAGCGTTCGGCCCTGAAGGAGATCCGAGTGAAGG CGAGAGAGAATAACAACGCATTAGACGGTGAGGGACGAG GTAACTCAATTTTCACTGCGGGGAGTCACTCAAAAG ATGGTCACGGAGGGCCCGGGACCCTGAACCGAGCTGGCATGGTGATTGGGATCATCGTCACACTGTCTCTGGTGGCCTTCTTCATCTCCGTCGCCTACTACATCTGCTACCATCGGCAGAAGAAGGAAAA GAAACGATTGGAGGATTTCGAGGAGACAAGAGCCATGGATCCAGAGAAGGCCCCTCCTACAGCAGAGACACTCGAGGGAGAG CAGGAACAGTGA
- the ager gene encoding advanced glycosylation end product-specific receptor isoform X3: MASAPALLCAFLISVSAPPVSAQEQRESAPVRLLASFGLKHKLSCTSAHQNSIQTVQWLQKTSSMERWEEIAELSVPVNKERFQVLDDGSLVILSVGVEDEGLFKCRVGKDSTEDLSVTSVLVYKSPSEPVLKERFLTFTAGALSEIGTCISDDGHPISNIIWYKDGKEVVANGNEAQVEVHIIKNQNTQLYTTESTLSYTLTKKDVSAAFECLVVSPSQGGCVVQRSRSIWVDVHYAIENVEIEVEPSDELIDEGGSITLKCRADTNPPPIEYLWEKDGKLLGTLDQYTIQAVSKRDEGSYQCTVFDFNFNQRSALKEIRVKARENNNALDGEGRGNSIFTAGSHSKDGHGGPGTLNRAGMVIGIIVTLSLVAFFISVAYYICYHRQKKEKKRLEDFEETRAMDPEKAPPTAETLEGEEQ; encoded by the exons AGCAGCGTGAAAGTGCACCCGTCAGGCTGCTTGCCTCATTCGGGCTGAAACACAAGCTTTCCTGTACCTCAGCTCATCAGAACAGCATCCAGACTGTGCAATGGCTACAG AAAACAAGTTCCATGGAACGCTGGGAAGAGATTGCCGAGTTGTCGGTGCCAGTGAACAAGGAGAGATTTCAGGTCCTTGACGATGGCTCCCTGGTGATTCTGTCTGTCGGTGTCGAGGATGAGGGTCTGTTCAAGTGTCGAGTGGGGAAGGACAGCACAGAGGACCTCTCTGTAACCAGCGTGCTTGTCTACA AGTCGCCCAGCGAGCCGGTGCTGAAGGAGAGATTCCTGACGTTCACAGCTGGAGCACTGTCTGAG ATTGGGACGTGCATCTCTGACGATGGCCACCCCATCAGTAACATTATTTGGTACAAGGATGGCAAAGAGGTGGTTGCCAACGGGAATG AAGCACAGGTCGAAGTCCACATTATAAAGAACCAGAACACACAGCTTTACACAACGGAGTCGACGCTCTCCTATACTCTGACGAAGAAGGACGTCAGTGCGGCGTTTGAGTGTCTAGTGGTCTCTCCTTCCCAAGGAGGGTGCGTGGTGCAGAGGTCCAGGTCCATTTGGGTCGACGTGCATT atgcgatCGAGAACGTTGAGATAGAGGTGGAACCTTCAGACGAATTGATCGATGAAGGCGGGAGTATCACGCTGAAATGCAGAGCTGACACCAACCCGCCACCGATTGAGTACCTGTGGGAAAAGGAT GGGAAGCTGTTAGGCACCTTGGACCAGTACACCATCCAGGCGGTGAGCAAGAGGGATGAAGGAAGTTACCAGTGCACCGTCTTCGACTTCAACTTCAACCAGCGTTCGGCCCTGAAGGAGATCCGAGTGAAGG CGAGAGAGAATAACAACGCATTAGACGGTGAGGGACGAG GTAACTCAATTTTCACTGCGGGGAGTCACTCAAAAG ATGGTCACGGAGGGCCCGGGACCCTGAACCGAGCTGGCATGGTGATTGGGATCATCGTCACACTGTCTCTGGTGGCCTTCTTCATCTCCGTCGCCTACTACATCTGCTACCATCGGCAGAAGAAGGAAAA GAAACGATTGGAGGATTTCGAGGAGACAAGAGCCATGGATCCAGAGAAGGCCCCTCCTACAGCAGAGACACTCGAGGGAGAG GAACAGTGA
- the ager gene encoding advanced glycosylation end product-specific receptor isoform X1, with product MASAPALLCAFLISVSAPPVSAQEQRESAPVRLLASFGLKHKLSCTSAHQNSIQTVQWLQKTSSMERWEEIAELSVPVNKERFQVLDDGSLVILSVGVEDEGLFKCRVGKDSTEDLSVTSVLVYKSPSEPVLKERFLTFTAGALSEIGTCISDDGHPISNIIWYKDGKEVVANGNEAQVEVHIIKNQNTQLYTTESTLSYTLTKKDVSAAFECLVVSPSQGGCVVQRSRSIWVDVHYAIENVEIEVEPSDELIDEGGSITLKCRADTNPPPIEYLWEKDGKLLGTLDQYTIQAVSKRDEGSYQCTVFDFNFNQRSALKEIRVKARENNNALDGEGRGNSIFTAGSHSKDGHGGPGTLNRAGMVIGIIVTLSLVAFFISVAYYICYHRQKKEKKRLEDFEETRAMDPEKAPPTAETLEGEVGQLRQDSPGFNC from the exons AGCAGCGTGAAAGTGCACCCGTCAGGCTGCTTGCCTCATTCGGGCTGAAACACAAGCTTTCCTGTACCTCAGCTCATCAGAACAGCATCCAGACTGTGCAATGGCTACAG AAAACAAGTTCCATGGAACGCTGGGAAGAGATTGCCGAGTTGTCGGTGCCAGTGAACAAGGAGAGATTTCAGGTCCTTGACGATGGCTCCCTGGTGATTCTGTCTGTCGGTGTCGAGGATGAGGGTCTGTTCAAGTGTCGAGTGGGGAAGGACAGCACAGAGGACCTCTCTGTAACCAGCGTGCTTGTCTACA AGTCGCCCAGCGAGCCGGTGCTGAAGGAGAGATTCCTGACGTTCACAGCTGGAGCACTGTCTGAG ATTGGGACGTGCATCTCTGACGATGGCCACCCCATCAGTAACATTATTTGGTACAAGGATGGCAAAGAGGTGGTTGCCAACGGGAATG AAGCACAGGTCGAAGTCCACATTATAAAGAACCAGAACACACAGCTTTACACAACGGAGTCGACGCTCTCCTATACTCTGACGAAGAAGGACGTCAGTGCGGCGTTTGAGTGTCTAGTGGTCTCTCCTTCCCAAGGAGGGTGCGTGGTGCAGAGGTCCAGGTCCATTTGGGTCGACGTGCATT atgcgatCGAGAACGTTGAGATAGAGGTGGAACCTTCAGACGAATTGATCGATGAAGGCGGGAGTATCACGCTGAAATGCAGAGCTGACACCAACCCGCCACCGATTGAGTACCTGTGGGAAAAGGAT GGGAAGCTGTTAGGCACCTTGGACCAGTACACCATCCAGGCGGTGAGCAAGAGGGATGAAGGAAGTTACCAGTGCACCGTCTTCGACTTCAACTTCAACCAGCGTTCGGCCCTGAAGGAGATCCGAGTGAAGG CGAGAGAGAATAACAACGCATTAGACGGTGAGGGACGAG GTAACTCAATTTTCACTGCGGGGAGTCACTCAAAAG ATGGTCACGGAGGGCCCGGGACCCTGAACCGAGCTGGCATGGTGATTGGGATCATCGTCACACTGTCTCTGGTGGCCTTCTTCATCTCCGTCGCCTACTACATCTGCTACCATCGGCAGAAGAAGGAAAA GAAACGATTGGAGGATTTCGAGGAGACAAGAGCCATGGATCCAGAGAAGGCCCCTCCTACAGCAGAGACACTCGAGGGAGAGGTGGGTCAACTGCGTCAAGATTCACCAGGGTTTAATTGTTAA